The Euzebya rosea genome segment AGGGCATGATCGAGGACCACTTCGTGTCCACGACCTACGTCCGCAACGACGACGGGACGCCTGCCGGCACGCCGCTGTGCGAGGCGATCCGGGTCGTGCTGGCTCGTGACCTCCAGGCCGATGCGCGACCGACCAACATCAACGGCAACACCGATCCTCTTCAGGTGCTCACGAGCCTGGACCAGCGAATCGGGAACACCGACGTCGACTTCACGCGGGACCCGGCGACCAGCTGGTACTGGATCACCGACGTGGGTTCGCCATCGATCGGCAACACGCTGCCGTTCGGCCTCGACCAGGTCAACCTGCGTGCCGGCGACGCCGCCCGGCTCGTCTTCTACCAGGACTCCGACGGTGACGGCCTTGCACGCACTCGGGAGGAACGCGAGCTGGGGACCTCTGACGACAACCCGGATTCCGATGGCGACACCATCGGCGACGCCGACGAGGTGAACACCCCGCTGACCATCACCGTCCTGAATCCGGTCGCCCCGGCACCGCGTCCCGATCAGGAGACCTACGAGACGTACAGCGATCCCACGAGCGGCAACGTCGACGGCGACGGGTGGGACGACATCACCGAGGTGGCCATGGGGACCGACCCCAACCGCGCCGACACCGACGGGGACCGCCTGATCGACGACCTCGACGGGTTCCCGCTGGACGGATCGCGAGGTGCCGAGGCGGCCTTCCCGCTCGGGTACTGGCCCCTCGACGTCGTCGCCCCGGACAACCTGCAGACGCTGGAGTTCACCTTCCCCGACGAAGAGGGGACCAACGACGCGACGGCGCAGCAGAGCACCGATGGCGACGGGTCGAACGGCGCGGGACCGATCACCGACCGTGACGGCAACCTCGGGCGTGCGTGGGCGGCCGGACGGCCCGGTGACGAGAACAACCGCGGCGTCGTGGTCGCCGGGAACTATCCGGAGGACCCCAACCCCGACGACACGGTCGACTGGTACGACGACGGCTTCACCATCGCCGCATGGTTCGCCGACTCGTCCCGGCCGGACACCAACGGCGTCCGACTCCTGGCCGGCGAGGCCGGGTACATGGGGCTGTGGCTGTCGGGAGGCACCAACGGGAGCCTGGTGATCGGCCCGTTGCCCCAGGACGGGAGCACCCCCGCGAACCTGCCCGGCCCGCTGCGGTACCAGTCCACCCAGGACCTGTTCGACTCCGACTGGCGGCACGCCGCAGGGACTGCCGCACCCGTGACGGAGGGCGGTGTCGACGGGGTCCGCCTGACGCTGTTCCTCAACGGTGAGGAGGTGGCAAGCGAGTTCTACGGTGATCCCACGACCCCACCGACGCTGGAGAACACCGGTGACCGGTGCGCGTTCGTCATGGGCAACTTCTTCGATGACTGCTTCGGCGACAGCGACAACGGGACGGCCCGGGGAGTCGGGGAGACGTTCGCCTCGCCGCAGACCGGCATCGACGACGTCTACCTGTTCGATTCGGTGCTCGAGGAGTTGCAGGTCCGTGACGTGTACCTCGGACTCGACCCCTCGGGGACGACGCGATGACCCCGGCCTGATCGGGATCGGACACGCGGGCCCACGGTCGGGACGACCGGGGTCCGCGTGCGCGGACGCAGTTGGTGTACGCCGCGTGGGTCAGACGCCGGCGGACTCCAGCTGTCCGAGCATGTCCTGCAGCTCGGTGGTGGCGTCGTCGGCGTCCAGGTCCTCCAGGCCCATGCGCAGCACGGCAGCGGCCTGTTCCTCGGCGTGCAACGTGGCCAGCGCGCGGGCCAGGACCAGCGCCCGGGCCTGCGAGGTCACGACGCCGAACACGAAGGTCTCCAGGGCCGACGGCGCGACCTCGCCGACGGTGTACAGCGCCTCGAGCACCTCGTCGTCGTCCAGGTCACGTGCGGCTCGGCCCAGCGTGTCGACCGCACGGGGATCCCCGAAGGCCTGCATGGCCGCCGCCGACGCGGCGACGCGTTGCGGGGCGGGGATCGTCAGCTCGTCGGCCTGGCGCAGCAGCGGGCAGCTCTGGTCCAGCTGCACCTCACGGGCACGGGCCGACCAGACGACCGCCCGGTCCAGCGGCAGCCGGTGGCCGACCATCGAGATGAACGCCAGCGCGTGGCGATCACCGGGGTTGGCGGCGTACAGGGCCTCGGCGAACGCATCGCCGACCTCGACTGGGCACGACACGAGCATGGCCAGGGCAGCCCGGAGCCGGTGTCCGCTGGCCTCGATGTCACGGCCCAGGAACGCCGGGACGGCACGGTCCATCTCGCCGCGCAGGTACAGCACCCGCAGCAGCTCGGGCCACATGTCGAGCGGACCCTCGGTGGCGACGTCGAGGTAGACGTCCAGCCCCTCCTCCTCCCGACCCAGCGCCACGAGGCACCGGGCGATCAGGGCACGGGCCCCGTCGGTGGAGTGGCTGACCCCGTGGGCCATGGACGCGGCAACGTCGTGCTCGGTGTCGAGGACGGCGATCGCGTCCTCCCACCGCTGGTCCATCATCAGCACGTACCCGTGCAGGTAGGTGGTCAGCGCGCTCGGCCGGCCGATGGCCAGCAGGTCGTCCAGCCACTCCAGCGCCTCGTCGAGGTGGCCCAGCCGCGAGTGGATCTGCACGCCCAGCTGCAGGGCGCTGTGGCGCACACCCTCGTCCTCGGCGTTGCGGATCAGGACCAGCCGTTCGAGGGTGCGCTCGTGCTGGTTGCCCAGGCTCAGCGCGCGGGCGGTCTCCAGGATCGACTTCTCCGTGCCCTCCTCCTGGTGGGACACCTCGGCCAGGTGGATGTTGCGGTTGGCCTTGTCCTTGGCGGCCATGACCTCGGGGAGGTAGCCCCAGTGGTCGAGCTCGAGCACCTCGCCGGCGTCGACGCGCACCTGGTGGGGGGCGATGGAGACGACCTGCTCGTGGATGCGGCCCGAGTAGCGGAACAACGACTGGCGGAACAGGCGGACGGAGGTGTGGACGACGGAGGTGCGGCCGGTGACGTCCTGGGCGTTGTTGACCTGGGCGCGGTAGCCGTCGAGGTCACCCTCGCGCAGCACACGGCGCAGGCCGGCGAAGTTGGTCGGGACCAGCACCTCGTCGGCGTCGACGATCAGGACCCACTCACCGCGCGCCGCCTCGATGGCGACGTTGCGAGCCCACGCGAAGTCGTCGCGCCACTCACCACGGATGACCCGGGCGCCCATGGACTCGCAGATCTCCACGGTCCGGTCCGACGAGCCGGTGTCGTGCACGACGACCTCGTCGACGAGCGGCTCGAGCGCGGCGAGGCACCGTTCGATGACGGCCTCCTCGTCCTTGACGATCATGCAGGCGGACAGCAGCGGTCTGCCCGGGGTGCGAGGGGCGCGGCGACGTGACGACTTGGCCATGGGAACTGGTCTCCCGAAGGGGGTACGAGGA includes the following:
- a CDS encoding glycosyltransferase codes for the protein MAKSSRRRAPRTPGRPLLSACMIVKDEEAVIERCLAALEPLVDEVVVHDTGSSDRTVEICESMGARVIRGEWRDDFAWARNVAIEAARGEWVLIVDADEVLVPTNFAGLRRVLREGDLDGYRAQVNNAQDVTGRTSVVHTSVRLFRQSLFRYSGRIHEQVVSIAPHQVRVDAGEVLELDHWGYLPEVMAAKDKANRNIHLAEVSHQEEGTEKSILETARALSLGNQHERTLERLVLIRNAEDEGVRHSALQLGVQIHSRLGHLDEALEWLDDLLAIGRPSALTTYLHGYVLMMDQRWEDAIAVLDTEHDVAASMAHGVSHSTDGARALIARCLVALGREEEGLDVYLDVATEGPLDMWPELLRVLYLRGEMDRAVPAFLGRDIEASGHRLRAALAMLVSCPVEVGDAFAEALYAANPGDRHALAFISMVGHRLPLDRAVVWSARAREVQLDQSCPLLRQADELTIPAPQRVAASAAAMQAFGDPRAVDTLGRAARDLDDDEVLEALYTVGEVAPSALETFVFGVVTSQARALVLARALATLHAEEQAAAVLRMGLEDLDADDATTELQDMLGQLESAGV